The Paenibacillus mucilaginosus 3016 genome includes the window CGGCAGCTCGATGCCCCGGCGCGGCACCATCGGATGGTGGAGAATCGCGCCGCGGAAAGCGCGGGCATAGTGGAAGAGCAGGGAGCCGATGATGTTGGCTCCGTTGGAGTAGCCTACCGCGACGAGATGGTTCCGGTCGAAGCCGTACTTGGCCGCCGCTTCATCCAGGAAGTCGTACACTTCCTTCGTGCGGAAGATGAGATCCTCTTCATCGAAGACGCCCTCCGCCAGACGGCGGAAGAAGCGCGGCATGCCGTTCTCCAGGACATTGCCTCTTAAGCTCAGTACGGCCGCCCCGGGCGCGATGCGCCCGGCGAGACCCAGCAGGTCGTGCTCCGTACCGCCGGTGCCGTGGAAGAGCACCAGGGTCGGTGCCTCCGGCCGGCTGCCTTGCTGATAAATATGCTTCATGATTGATCTCCCTCCAGTACTCTCACTTCGATCGGAAGCAGGTTCGCTTCGATTTGGGCGCGGTGCGGCTCATACCACTCCGGCAGCATGACCTTCTCGCCCAGGGCCTCAGGGGCTTCATCCTTGGCGAAGCCCGGAGGATCCGTGGCGATCTCGAAGAGAATGCCGCCGGCCTCACGGAAGTAAAGCGCGTTGAAGTATTGGCGGTCGACGACCGGCGTCGGCTGATAGCCGTAAGCCTGTACGGCGGTGCGCCACGCTTCATGATGCTCGAAGTCCTCCGCACGCCAGGCGATGTGATGGACCGTCCCCGCACCGTCGCTTCCGCGCTCCATGGCGGCGTGCGGCACATCGATCACATTGCCGATTCCGGCTTCGGAGCGGAAGCGGGTATAGCCTGCGTCCTCCGCTTCCTTAACGAAGCCGAGCAGCTGTTCCAGCGCATCCTTCGTGCGGGCCGGATTCGTACTGAACAGTACCGCGCCGGCGAACCCTTTGATCGCATGCTGCCCCGGAATGCCGCCGAACGACCAGCGGCTGTTCGCGCCTTCTACTCTTTCGACAATCTCAAGGCGCAGCCCTTCATTGTCGCTGAACTGCAGGGAGGTTTCGGAGAAGCGGGTCACCTTCTCCGTCTGAATCCCGAAGCGGGCCAGACGTTCTTCCCAGAAGGCCAGCGAGCCTGCCGGCACGGCGTAGGAGGTGATGCCCACCTGTCCGCCGCCGATCCGTCCCCGCCGCGAATTCGGCCAAGGGAAGAACGTAATGATCGTGCCGGGGCTGCCGGCTTCGTTGCCGAAGTACAGGTGATACACTTCAGGGGCATCGAAGTTGATCGTCTTTTTCACGAGTCTCAGGCCGAGCACTCCGGCATAGAAATCGACATTTTGCTGCGGATCACGGGCGAAGGCGGTGATATGGTGGATTCCGGCTGTTTTCATGGATAACATCCTCCTAAAAATTCGATTTAAATTTAGAATGTATTTGAATTGGCATTCGCCAAGGGGTATCGTGCTTATTACCCTTTAGAAACTAGTCATCTTACTGTTCCCTGGAGCGCTTATTCCATTAGCTGAGCAGGGCGTCGAGCGAGAGGGCGCCGGCACCGGTCAGGGCGATGCCGATGACGACAACGAGCAGGACCAGCGGATATTCGTATCCGTTAGAGGTCGACCATAACCCGTTGGCACCGTGCACTTTGACGATGGCTCCGAGCATGGTGGCGGCCAGCAGGACGGCGGCCAGCGGAGTAAGCAGGCCAAGGGTGAAGAGAAGGCCTCCGGCCAGTTCCATCAGCCCCGCAAGCACAGCCATCAATACGCCGGGCTTGATGCCGATTGAATCCATCCAACCGCCGGTTCCCTTGGGGCCGTAGCCTCCGAACCAGCCGAACAGCTTTTGGGCCCCATGCCCGATGAAGAGCACGCCGACCACCAAACGAATCAGAAACAAACCAAGAGCTGTGAGAGTTACCATTGCGAATCATCCTCCATTTTTTTAATTCAATATTCTTCAATTCAAGATATATGGCCGAGAGACAGAACCGCAGACAGCACTAACGGTCCTCGGCTCCTTTCCCAAGCTTCTTCAGCAGCTCTACAGCCGTCTCTTTCTCCTCCGGGGTGAGTCCCTGCATCAAACCGTGAATCGTATCCGCATGATCGGGGAAAATACGGTCGAACAGCTCGTTTCCGGCCGGGGTCATCTCCGCATAGATGACTCTTCGGTCCTCCTGGCAGGGTACCCGCTTCAGAAGGCCCTTCTTCTCCAGCTTATCGATGTTGTAGGTAATCGTGCCGGAGGTGATCAGAATCTTCTCGCCGATCTGCTGCAGAGGAATCCTGCCTTTGGTGTACAGCACCTCCAGAATCGTGAATTCCGAAGGGGACAGCTCATACTGCTTCATGTCTTTGACCGCCCGGTCCATGACGGTCTTGTAGGCTTTGGACAGCACCACGAGCAGCTTCAGGGAGGCGGCGTGTGCATCACTTACCGAATGGGGCATGGCGGCGATCCTCCTTGTGTTCCTCACATCATGAAATTAAGTATCTTGAATTAAAGATAAACCATGCGGCGCATATTGTCAAGCACGAATATAAAATCCGTGCCGGCACGCACCCCGGCCTGCTCCCTTGGCCGGGAAGACAAGCGGCGGCATGAATCGGCCAGGCCGGGGGAAACCGGCTTTACCGGCTAGTCTGCCCAGGGGCCCCGGGCGCTTATTCAAAGATCAGCGGCCGTACATGCGTACGATCTCCTGGGCTTTCTGGCGCAGCATATCGGCGACAGAGGAGGGCTCAAGCACCCGGACGTCCGTTCCGTAGCTCATCAGCATGCTGTAAAGCCAAGGCTCGTCGGGCCGCTGGCACCGGACAAGGAGGGAGCCGTCCGGGCGCGTCTCGATCTCGCTTTCCTCGAACCCGTCCTGCACCTTGGCCTTGGCGCGGGGGGAGAACTGAAGCACTAGTCCGAGCAGCGCACGCTTGGCATGGTAGTCGGCATTCCAGCCGAAGCGCAGCTCTTCGAGTTCGCCGGCCCTCCTCTCGAACGTCTCGCCGAGCAGGGTCAGGTCCATAATGCGCGAGAGACGGAAGATCCGAAAATCCGTCCGAAGCCGGCAGAAGCCGTAAAGGTACCAAATATAGCCCTTGAGTACGACGCCCATCGGTTCACAGGTTCTTGCCGAGTCCTCGCCTTGAGAGCTTGTATACCCGAAGGAGATCAGCTGCTGGGCGCGGATCGCCTGTTTGAGCAGGTGCAGCTTGGCCTTCTCGGCCTGCCCGCCCTGCCAGGGATTGAGATCCAGGATCATCTCGAGGCGGAGGTCAGCGGTTCCCCCAGAGGCGGTTCGAGCCACGAGTGAGCCGACCTTATCGAGGAGGGAGCCGATATCGATATCCGGCTCCGCGAGGGTAGTCTGAATGCCGCGCAGGGCGACGATAATCGATTGAAGCTCTTCGAGGGAGAGATACTGGCGTTCGATCCGGTACGTCTCCATGATTTCGTAACCGCCGGATGCACCGGCGTACGACGCGACGGGAATGCCTGCGCCGTTGATCGCTTCCAGATCCCGGTAGATGGTGCGCAGCGATACCTCGAAGCGCTCCGAGAGCTCCTTGGCGCTGACTCTCCTGCGGTTCAAGAGCAGCATCGTAATGGCGAGCAGACGATCCAGCTTCAGCTTGGACCCCTCCTTATGGCGTCTTTTCTTCCAAGATACCAAAAAATGGCCAAACCGCCTAGTCTGCCTGCGAGAAATGCTTCATGCAAGCTGGCCGGCCTGTTCAACCGTGAAAAAAAGGGCCCGGAAACGGCAATGCGCTTCCAGGCCCAGCTTTGAGTGTTATCCGGTGAAAAAACGGAGAGTGGTGGATCAGATCGCCCAGTTACCCTTGCGGAAGAGCGGTACCGTCGTACCGTCAGCCGTGATGCCGTCGATATCCATCTCAGCCGAGCCGATCATGAAGTCGACGTGGGTGATGCTCGTGTTGAGGCCGCGGGCCTTCAGCTCCTCCTGGGAGAGGCCCTTGCCGCCTTCCAGGTTGAAGGCATAGGCGCTGCCGATCGCGAGGTGATTCGACGCATTCTCGTCGAACAGCGTGTTATAGAAGAGCAGGCCCGACTGCGAGATCGGGGACTCGTGCGGCACCAGCGCCACTTCTCCGAGGTAGCGCGCGCCTTCGTCCATATCGATCAGGGTGCGCAGCGTGTCTTCCCCCTGCTCCGCCGAGACATCGACGATCTTGCCGTTCTCGAATGTGAGCTTGAAGTTGTCGATGAGGTTCCCGCCGTAGCTCAGCGGCTTCGTGCTCGATACCGTTCCGTTCACCCCGTCGTAACGCGGAGCGGTGAAGACTTCCTCCGTCGGCATGTTCGCCAGGAACGAGATGCCTTTCTCGTTGATGCTGTCGGCAGCAACCCACAGATGGCCTTCCGGCAGTTCGATCGTGAGATCCGTACCGGGAGCGGTGTAATGCAGCTTTTTGAACTTCTTCTCATTAAGGAAGTCGGATTTGGCATTGAGATGGCGGATATGCTCCTCCCAGGCGGCCACGGGGTCTTCGCGGTCGACACGCACGGTCCTGAGGATCGCTTCCCACAGCTTCGCCACCTGCTCCTCTTCGGACAGGCCCGGGAACACTTTGGCGGCCCAGGCCTTGGAAGGTGCCGCGGCTACGCACCAGCTGAACTTGTCGGACTGCATGTACTGCCGGAATTGGTGCATGGCCTTGCCGTAGGTCTTCTGGTGGTTCATGATCCGGCTCTGCGGCACTCCCTTGAGCAGATCGGGGTCGGAGGAGGTGAT containing:
- a CDS encoding aminopeptidase; the encoded protein is MSNFQELLSRYAELIVKTGVKIQKGQKLVVNSTIDAAELVRLITKHAYEEGAYLVKVNWTDDTITRLRYDMAPEESFLEEPKWYAGEMLELAENGAAVVSITSSDPDLLKGVPQSRIMNHQKTYGKAMHQFRQYMQSDKFSWCVAAAPSKAWAAKVFPGLSEEEQVAKLWEAILRTVRVDREDPVAAWEEHIRHLNAKSDFLNEKKFKKLHYTAPGTDLTIELPEGHLWVAADSINEKGISFLANMPTEEVFTAPRYDGVNGTVSSTKPLSYGGNLIDNFKLTFENGKIVDVSAEQGEDTLRTLIDMDEGARYLGEVALVPHESPISQSGLLFYNTLFDENASNHLAIGSAYAFNLEGGKGLSQEELKARGLNTSITHVDFMIGSAEMDIDGITADGTTVPLFRKGNWAI
- a CDS encoding helix-turn-helix transcriptional regulator; the encoded protein is MVSWKKRRHKEGSKLKLDRLLAITMLLLNRRRVSAKELSERFEVSLRTIYRDLEAINGAGIPVASYAGASGGYEIMETYRIERQYLSLEELQSIIVALRGIQTTLAEPDIDIGSLLDKVGSLVARTASGGTADLRLEMILDLNPWQGGQAEKAKLHLLKQAIRAQQLISFGYTSSQGEDSARTCEPMGVVLKGYIWYLYGFCRLRTDFRIFRLSRIMDLTLLGETFERRAGELEELRFGWNADYHAKRALLGLVLQFSPRAKAKVQDGFEESEIETRPDGSLLVRCQRPDEPWLYSMLMSYGTDVRVLEPSSVADMLRQKAQEIVRMYGR
- a CDS encoding ring-cleaving dioxygenase: MKTAGIHHITAFARDPQQNVDFYAGVLGLRLVKKTINFDAPEVYHLYFGNEAGSPGTIITFFPWPNSRRGRIGGGQVGITSYAVPAGSLAFWEERLARFGIQTEKVTRFSETSLQFSDNEGLRLEIVERVEGANSRWSFGGIPGQHAIKGFAGAVLFSTNPARTKDALEQLLGFVKEAEDAGYTRFRSEAGIGNVIDVPHAAMERGSDGAGTVHHIAWRAEDFEHHEAWRTAVQAYGYQPTPVVDRQYFNALYFREAGGILFEIATDPPGFAKDEAPEALGEKVMLPEWYEPHRAQIEANLLPIEVRVLEGDQS
- a CDS encoding DoxX family protein is translated as MVTLTALGLFLIRLVVGVLFIGHGAQKLFGWFGGYGPKGTGGWMDSIGIKPGVLMAVLAGLMELAGGLLFTLGLLTPLAAVLLAATMLGAIVKVHGANGLWSTSNGYEYPLVLLVVVIGIALTGAGALSLDALLS
- a CDS encoding alpha/beta hydrolase, which translates into the protein MKHIYQQGSRPEAPTLVLFHGTGGTEHDLLGLAGRIAPGAAVLSLRGNVLENGMPRFFRRLAEGVFDEEDLIFRTKEVYDFLDEAAAKYGFDRNHLVAVGYSNGANIIGSLLFHYARAFRGAILHHPMVPRRGIELPDASGLPVFIGAGKNDPICTPQETEDLQALLSGAGADVTVHWESYGHQLTPSEAAAASSWFAEHFGGGDSR
- a CDS encoding MarR family winged helix-turn-helix transcriptional regulator, with amino-acid sequence MPHSVSDAHAASLKLLVVLSKAYKTVMDRAVKDMKQYELSPSEFTILEVLYTKGRIPLQQIGEKILITSGTITYNIDKLEKKGLLKRVPCQEDRRVIYAEMTPAGNELFDRIFPDHADTIHGLMQGLTPEEKETAVELLKKLGKGAEDR